The Opitutales bacterium ASA1 genome window below encodes:
- a CDS encoding LLM class flavin-dependent oxidoreductase: MHRPSALHQAHCIAFLSFVRIEQPLMEIGIDSFVASHHSGPTGDVERVRQLLEQIELADREGLDVFGIGEHHRPDYVSSAPAVLLAAAAARTSRIRLASAVTVLGTEDPVRVFQQFATVDLVARGRAEIVAGRGSFVESYPLFGCDLEDYDALFAEKLELLLRLRSSTRVSWSGRFRPPIDDRGVYPRPAQERLPVWIASGGTPASIARAARLGLPVVVAIIGGQPAQFRPLFDLYRSTASAHASPGADHRLGLHSIGFVADTDAQARETFWPGWRDVFTRLGRERGWAPPTRAQFEAQCDPHGALVVGSPETVTAKLLATRHALGGLDRVNVVLDNALLTHEQTMHATRLLATRVAPALRAAVD; encoded by the coding sequence GTGCACCGACCGAGCGCGCTCCATCAGGCGCACTGCATCGCGTTTCTCTCGTTCGTTCGTATCGAACAACCGCTCATGGAAATCGGAATCGACAGCTTCGTAGCCTCGCACCACTCCGGTCCGACCGGCGACGTCGAACGCGTCCGGCAACTGCTGGAGCAGATCGAACTCGCCGATCGCGAGGGACTCGACGTGTTCGGCATCGGTGAGCATCACCGGCCGGACTACGTTTCTTCCGCCCCCGCCGTGCTCCTCGCCGCGGCCGCGGCCCGCACGTCCCGCATCCGCCTGGCCAGCGCGGTCACCGTGCTCGGCACCGAGGATCCCGTCCGCGTGTTCCAGCAATTCGCCACCGTCGATCTGGTCGCGCGCGGACGCGCCGAGATCGTCGCCGGTCGGGGATCGTTCGTCGAATCGTATCCACTTTTCGGATGCGATCTCGAAGACTACGATGCACTCTTCGCGGAAAAACTCGAGCTGCTGCTTCGCCTTCGCTCGTCCACCCGCGTCTCGTGGTCGGGACGCTTCCGGCCGCCGATCGACGACCGTGGAGTCTACCCGCGTCCCGCCCAAGAGCGATTGCCCGTATGGATCGCCTCGGGCGGAACACCCGCCTCGATCGCACGCGCGGCTCGTCTCGGCTTACCCGTGGTCGTCGCGATCATCGGTGGGCAACCGGCCCAGTTTCGTCCCCTCTTCGATCTTTATCGCTCGACCGCGTCGGCTCATGCGTCTCCCGGAGCCGACCATCGCCTCGGCCTCCACTCGATCGGTTTCGTCGCCGACACGGACGCGCAGGCCCGCGAAACCTTTTGGCCCGGCTGGCGCGACGTGTTCACACGGTTGGGACGGGAGCGCGGATGGGCACCACCGACGCGCGCCCAATTCGAAGCCCAATGCGATCCGCACGGCGCGCTCGTGGTCGGAAGCCCGGAGACGGTCACTGCCAAGCTCCTGGCCACTCGACATGCGCTCGGAGGGCTCGATCGCGTGAACGTGGTCCTCGACAACGCATTGCTCACGCACGAGCAGACGATGCACGCGACCCGTTTGCTCGCCACGCGCGTCGCCCCCGCCCTACGCGCGGCTGTCGACTAG
- a CDS encoding CsbD family protein — protein MNKDIFKGNWKIAKGKMKQRWANLTDDDLDYVEGKEDELLGRIQRRTGESREAIEQWLRDERAYASDEPARKV, from the coding sequence ATGAACAAAGACATATTCAAAGGAAACTGGAAGATCGCGAAAGGGAAAATGAAGCAGCGCTGGGCGAACCTCACCGACGACGACCTCGATTACGTCGAAGGGAAAGAGGACGAACTCCTCGGCCGCATCCAGCGTCGTACGGGCGAGAGTCGCGAAGCGATCGAGCAGTGGTTGCGCGACGAGCGCGCCTACGCGTCCGACGAGCCGGCTCGGAAGGTTTGA